The Rhododendron vialii isolate Sample 1 chromosome 6a, ASM3025357v1 genome includes a window with the following:
- the LOC131329380 gene encoding protein SMALL AUXIN UP-REGULATED RNA 12-like, whose protein sequence is MISFPSLSREKLLSSNKIRHIVRLHHMLKRWRKKASTAARRTPSDVPSGHLADVPSGHLTVCVGASSRRFVVRTTYLNHPAFGKLLDQAQEEYGYANSGPLAIPCDEVLFEELLGYLGRTESGKSARFTNLEDFQKCRIDARSNLEFWPESRPLLNELPDKPVW, encoded by the coding sequence ATGATCTCTTTTCCGTCACTTTCAAGAGAAAAATTGTTGTCGAGCAACAAAATCCGCCACATTGTGAGGCTCCACCACATGCTGAAGCGGTGGCGGAAGAAAGCCTCAACAGCTGCCAGGCGGACACCGTCTGATGTGCCATCTGGACACTTGGCAGACGTGCCATCCGGACACTTGACGGTCTGCGTGGGCGCCAGTAGCAGAAGATTCGTGGTGCGCACGACGTACCTGAACCACCCAGCCTTCGGAAAGCTATTGGACCAAGCCCAAGAAGAGTACGGGTACGCCAATTCAGGACCATTGGCCATTCCCTGCGACGAAGTCCTCTTTGAAGAACTCTTGGGGTACTTGGGCAGGACAGAATCTGGTAAATCAGCCCGATTCACGAACCTTGAGGATTTCCAAAAGTGCCGTATTGACGCCCGGTCCAATTTGGAGTTCTGGCCCGAATCTCGACCGCTTCTTAATGAGCTCCCCGATAAGCCTGTTTGGTAA
- the LOC131330227 gene encoding uncharacterized protein LOC131330227 — MTSMEGMKVSEADLVVYVHPSKSHKVSQAVLRELSSLLFKFSETFDGVVLAYEADVQSKNAKILSGIYPYLGVKIQAKLLLFNPKPGMLLEGKVVKLSQQSIHVIVLGFSSAIITEEDIREEFKYKIKHGDEVFASTSDKHHKIKVGTILRFLVKSFDEEILHISGSLHPANTGSIRRLYKHMEDSSNADRSIKKREESEGTQDAATISMNTDHRHKKSKRQRSGEHS; from the exons ATGACTTCAATGGAGGGAATGAAGGTGTCTGAGGCGGACTTGGTTGTGTACGTGCACCCGTCGAAGTCACACAAGGTCTCCCAAGCCGTCCTTCGTGAACTCAGCTCTCTGCTTTTCAA GTTTAGTGAAACTTTTGATGGTGTTGTATTGGCTTACGAAGCCGATGTCCAAAGCAAAAATGCGAAGATTCTTTCTGGGATATATCCTTACTTGGGTGTGAAAATACAAGCAAAACTgctactttttaatccaaagcCAGGCATGCTTTTAG AAGGCAAGGTTGTGAAACTTAGTCAACAATCCATTCATGTCATTGTTCTTGGTTTTTCATCTGCTATCATAACGGAGGAAGACATTCGTGAAGAGTTCAAATATAAAATC AAACACGGTGATGAAGTATTTGCTAGCACATCTGACAAGCATCATAAGATTAAAGTTGGAACCATTTTACGTTTCTTAGTCAAGAG TTTCGATGAAGAGATACTTCATATTTCTGGATCACTGCACCCGGCCAATACAGGAAGCATCCGCCGGTTGTATAAACATATGGAAGACTCGTCAAACGCTGACAG GAGTATCAAGAAGCGGGAAGAAAGTGAGGGAACACAAGATGCGGCTACAATTTCCATGAACACTGATCACAGACATAAGAAGTCAAAGAGACAGAGAAGTGGGGAACATTCTTGA